The sequence GTGGGCTGGGAAGGCATCATCGCCGCCAATCCGACGGTGATCGTCGCGGCCTCCCTCGACCGTGATCGCTGGGATCTCGACAAGGTGGAAAACAAGATCGCCTTCCTGAAGAACGATCCGACGGTCAGCCAGATGGAGGCCGTGAAGAACGGCTATATCGTCACCATGAACGGGGCGGCGATGAACCCGACCATCCGCACCATCTACGGCGCGGAGGAAATCGCGGTCCAGCTCGAGGCGCTCGGGCTGCTGAAGTGAGGATATCCCCGTCCAGGGCGAGCCTGCGGTTCGCGGTATTGCTCGTGGGGGCGCTGGCAATCCTGATGCTGGCGATCGCCACGGCGGTGGGGATAGGCGAGATGCATATCCCGCTGCGAACCGTCGTGCTCGCCGTGACCAACCAGTTCGGCTGGACCTCAGCGGAGATCAGCCGCATCCAGGCCAGCGTCATCTGGGACCTGCGGCTCAGCCGTGCGCTCGTCGCCGCCCTTTGCGGCGCGGGCCTGGCTATGTGCGGTGCTATCCTCCAGTCGTTGCTGCGCAATGCGCTGGCCGAGCCCTATGTGCTCGGCATCTCGGCCGGCGCCTCCACGGGGGCCGTCGCGGTCATTATCCTCGGTGTCGGCGCAGGCGCGGTCACGCTCTCGATGGGCGCCTTTGCCGGGGCGCTGGCGGCCTTCGTCTTCGTGGCGGTCCTGTCTGGCGGCGGGCGGGGCGGGGCCGACCGTACCATCCTGTCCGGTGTCGCGGCCGCCCAGCTTTTCAATGCGCTCACCGCCTATGTCGTCACCACCTCGGGCAATGCGCAGCAGGCGCGCGACGTGATGTTCTGGCTGCTGGGGAGCCTCGGCGGCGTGCGCTGGCCGGAGTTCCAGTTGCTTGCCGTGGTGATCGCGCTCGGTCTTGGCATGTGCATCTGGTATGCACGCGCGCTCGATGCCTTCACATTCGGCGATGACGCCGCCGCCTCCATGGGCATACCCGTGGAGCGAGTCCGCATTATCCTCTTCACTGTCACCGCGGTGATGACGGCGACCATCGTCAGCATGGTCGGGTCCATCGGCTTCATCGGCCTGGTCGTCCCGCATGCGGTGCGCTTCCTCATCGGGCCCGGCCACATGCGCTTGCTGCCGGCCTGCTTGCTGGTCGGCGCCGTGTTCATGGTGCTGGCCGATATCGTCTCGCGCAGCATCATGGAGCAGCAGACCCTGCCCATCGGCATCGTCACGGCTCTGGTGGGCGTGCCGTGTTTTGCGCTGATCCTGTACCGCGCGAGGCCTGCGA comes from Stappia sp. 28M-7 and encodes:
- a CDS encoding iron ABC transporter permease — protein: MLAIATAVGIGEMHIPLRTVVLAVTNQFGWTSAEISRIQASVIWDLRLSRALVAALCGAGLAMCGAILQSLLRNALAEPYVLGISAGASTGAVAVIILGVGAGAVTLSMGAFAGALAAFVFVAVLSGGGRGGADRTILSGVAAAQLFNALTAYVVTTSGNAQQARDVMFWLLGSLGGVRWPEFQLLAVVIALGLGMCIWYARALDAFTFGDDAAASMGIPVERVRIILFTVTAVMTATIVSMVGSIGFIGLVVPHAVRFLIGPGHMRLLPACLLVGAVFMVLADIVSRSIMEQQTLPIGIVTALVGVPCFALILYRARPAT